One window of the Rosa rugosa chromosome 3, drRosRugo1.1, whole genome shotgun sequence genome contains the following:
- the LOC133741115 gene encoding BURP domain protein USPL1-like encodes MELEKVQWRKGEPYMTNYGARKSVKEVEVREPYMTNYGATESVKEAEKPYMTNYGARKSVKEVKAREPYMTNYGATESEKEAEEPYMTNYGNKEASYITQYGNKEDIKETEASYITQYGDKEAEATYINQYGNKETEASYITQYGTQGGENKVQKPVPSAHEHHDHMHAHSSSRNEAHEQGFFTLVDFHKGSTMPLNFPNQDHSPFLPKKTADSLPFSTSQLPHLLQLFSIPRDSRDAKHMAYTLDQCEQKPIKGETKFCATSLESMNDFVHKIIGSGNKFNIISTTHPSTSTSITQKYTILEEPKQVIASKMVFCHPVPYPYAVFFCHHFESDTRFFRVSLGGENGDKVEAVAVCHMDTSDWDSKLSLFRNLGIKASASSPVCHFFPENHLVWIPFPATATA; translated from the coding sequence ATGGAGTTAGAGAAAGTGCAGTGGAGGAAAGGGGAGCCTTACATGACCAACTATGGAGCTAGAAAAAGTGTGAAAGAAGTGGAGGTAAGAGAGCCTTACATGACCAACTATGGAGCTACAGAAAGTGTGAAAGAAGCTGAGAAACCTTACATGACTAACTATGGAGCTAGAAAAAGTGTGAAAGAAGTGAAGGCAAGAGAGCCTTACATGACCAACTATGGAGCTACAGAAAGTGAGAAAGAAGCTGAGGAGCCTTACATGACCAATTATGGAAATAAAGAGGCTTCTTACATTACCCAATATGGAAACAAAGAAGACATAAAAGAAACAGAGGCTTCTTACATAACCCAGTACGGAGACAAAGAAGCTGAGGCTACTTACATAAATCAGTACGGAAACAAAGAAACTGAGGCTTCTTACATAACCCAGTATGGCACACAAGGAGGAGAAAACAAAGTACAGAAGCCAGTTCCATCCGCCCATGAGCACCATGATCATATGCATGCACATTCATCATCTCGCAATGAGGCACACGAGCAAGGCTTTTTCACTTTGGTTGATTTCCATAAGGGGAGTACAATGCCACTCAACTTCCCAAACCAAGACCATTCTCCTTTCTTGCCTAAGAAAACAGCTGATTCCCTTCCATTCTCAACATCACAACTCCCACACCTTCTCCAACTCTTCTCGATCCCACGCGATTCTCGTGACGCCAAACACATGGCGTACACACTTGATCAATGCGAGCAAAAACCCATCAAGGGTGAGACCAAGTTTTGTGCTACTTCGCTAGAGTCAATGAATGATTTCGTTCACAAAATCATTGGTTCTGGGAACAAATTCAATATTATCTCCACGACCCACCCCTCAACCTCAACCTCCATTACACAGAAGTACACGATTCTGGAAGAACCTAAACAAGTCATAGCTTCCAAAATGGTCTTTTGCCATCCGGTCCCTTATCCTTACGCTGTTTTCTTTTGCCATCACTTTGAGAGCGACACCAGGTTCTTCCGGGTCTCACTAGGAGGTGAGAATGGAGATAAGGTGGAAGCCGTAGCGGTTTGCCACATGGACACTTCTGATTGGGATTCTAAGCTCAGTCTGTTCCGCAACTTGGGTATCAAAGCTAGTGCCTCCTCTCCGGTGTGCCATTTCTTCCCGGAAAATCATCTTGTTTGGATTCCATTCCCAGCAACAGCTACTGCTTGA